The Methanohalophilus portucalensis genome window below encodes:
- the leuS gene encoding leucine--tRNA ligase has product MEQNYKPATIEKRWQNIWSQDKVFEAEPDSRDKYFITIPYPYLNGNLHAGHTRTFTIGDVIARHKRMQGYNVLYPMGFHVTGTPIVGLAELITNREPQTMEVYSKFHGIPKDILEGLDSPEKIVEYFSVEAEKAMRSIGYSIDWRRKFTTTDETYKKFIEWQYNLLYEKGLIVKGSHPVKWCPNDDNPVEDHDILRGEEATIVDYTLIKFTYDGMVLPCATLRPETTFGVTNLWINPDVEYVKAKVKTDEYEETWIVSEEAYNKLTYTDRRVEFIEKISGLDIIGIKVKNPLTDSEVITLPASFVRGGNGSGVVMSVPAHAPYDYLALKDLYDKDLSEYGITENLQNIQLIPLIDVPEYGEYPAVEAVEEFGVQDQDDPKAESATKMVYRREFHGGTLKENTGKYAGTKVSKIKDLLTQDLIDEKIGEIFYEFSEPVVCRCGTPCVVNMVKGQWFLNYSNPEWKDKVYRCIENMDIIPEELRVEFNNKVDWLKDKACARKKGLGTRLPFDKDWLIESLGDSTVYMSYYIVAKFLSEDIKTEQLVPELFDHVLLGKGSVQYAAERSGIDASVIESMREDFNYWYPVNLRSSGKDLIPNHLLFFLFHHVAIFGEENWPRAIAINGFVSLEGQKMSKSKGPLLTLSEAVKDYGADISRMYILSSAEQTQDADWKNSGIESARRQVDRFYHFAKDTIDTKCTSGACKEKQLIDRWIQSRLQQRISETNEALKSIRTRQALQNSFFLLLNDVKWYQRRGGKTLQYDILDTWVRLMAPFTPHICEEIWSEMEETQGYVSLEKYPEYDPQFIDRDAEAAEELISNTFSDVEEIIKVTGIKPQKLVLYTASQWKSEAFKQALELQLQGDLNPGILIKKLMQDPEMRPYGKEVPKFAKKVVDDIKAMKEDKFEMVCGFNLDEKETLKEAISFFEKEIGCEVQITREGEETYDPEKKARFAAPMRPAIYLE; this is encoded by the coding sequence ATGGAACAGAACTACAAACCTGCAACCATTGAAAAAAGGTGGCAAAATATATGGTCTCAGGACAAAGTATTCGAGGCCGAACCTGACAGCCGGGATAAATATTTCATAACTATTCCCTACCCATATCTCAATGGGAATCTGCATGCAGGCCATACCAGGACCTTCACCATCGGGGACGTTATTGCAAGGCACAAGAGGATGCAGGGATACAATGTACTCTACCCGATGGGATTCCACGTAACCGGTACACCCATTGTAGGACTTGCCGAACTAATCACAAACAGGGAACCTCAGACGATGGAAGTCTATTCTAAGTTCCACGGCATCCCGAAGGATATCCTCGAAGGACTTGATTCTCCGGAAAAAATCGTGGAATATTTCAGTGTGGAAGCAGAAAAAGCCATGCGATCCATTGGATATTCCATTGATTGGAGAAGAAAGTTCACTACAACCGATGAAACATATAAAAAATTTATCGAATGGCAATACAATCTGCTTTACGAAAAGGGACTGATTGTAAAAGGTTCACATCCTGTCAAATGGTGCCCCAATGATGACAATCCTGTGGAAGACCATGACATCCTCAGGGGAGAAGAAGCCACTATCGTGGATTATACCCTGATCAAATTCACCTATGATGGAATGGTATTACCCTGTGCTACCCTGCGTCCGGAAACCACATTCGGGGTCACCAACCTCTGGATAAACCCTGATGTGGAATATGTCAAGGCGAAAGTGAAAACCGACGAGTATGAAGAGACCTGGATTGTAAGTGAAGAAGCATACAACAAACTTACCTACACAGATCGTAGAGTCGAATTCATAGAGAAAATAAGTGGCCTGGACATCATCGGAATAAAGGTCAAAAACCCGTTGACAGACTCGGAAGTAATCACCCTGCCGGCATCTTTTGTCAGGGGAGGTAACGGAAGCGGAGTTGTGATGAGTGTGCCCGCACATGCGCCTTATGATTATCTGGCCCTGAAGGACCTTTATGATAAAGATCTTTCAGAATACGGTATTACAGAAAATCTCCAGAATATCCAGCTCATACCTCTTATCGATGTTCCTGAATACGGAGAGTATCCGGCAGTTGAAGCGGTAGAGGAATTTGGAGTACAGGATCAGGATGATCCAAAGGCCGAATCTGCAACAAAGATGGTATATCGGCGGGAATTCCACGGAGGTACCCTGAAAGAGAATACCGGGAAATATGCAGGCACGAAGGTCTCAAAGATAAAGGATCTTCTTACACAGGATTTGATCGATGAGAAAATCGGTGAGATATTCTATGAATTCAGTGAACCTGTGGTCTGCCGCTGTGGAACTCCATGTGTAGTAAACATGGTTAAGGGCCAGTGGTTCCTCAATTATTCCAATCCTGAATGGAAGGATAAAGTATACCGCTGTATAGAGAATATGGATATAATTCCCGAAGAACTGAGGGTAGAGTTCAATAATAAGGTTGACTGGCTAAAAGACAAGGCCTGCGCCCGTAAAAAAGGACTCGGAACACGCCTGCCCTTTGATAAGGACTGGTTGATCGAATCCCTGGGAGATTCCACGGTATACATGTCTTACTACATAGTTGCAAAGTTTCTCAGTGAAGATATTAAGACCGAGCAACTGGTGCCCGAACTCTTTGATCATGTGCTTCTTGGAAAGGGAAGTGTGCAGTATGCAGCAGAAAGAAGTGGAATTGATGCCTCTGTAATTGAAAGCATGCGAGAGGATTTCAATTACTGGTATCCCGTCAATCTCAGGTCCTCAGGAAAAGATCTGATACCAAACCATCTCCTGTTCTTCCTTTTCCATCATGTTGCGATATTCGGAGAAGAGAACTGGCCTCGTGCCATTGCAATCAATGGTTTTGTATCTCTTGAAGGACAGAAAATGAGTAAGTCCAAGGGACCACTGCTAACACTCAGTGAGGCAGTGAAAGATTATGGTGCGGATATTTCCAGGATGTATATCCTGTCCAGTGCAGAACAGACACAGGATGCTGACTGGAAGAACAGTGGTATCGAGTCTGCCAGGAGACAGGTGGACAGGTTCTACCATTTTGCAAAAGATACTATCGATACCAAATGTACCTCTGGAGCCTGTAAGGAAAAACAATTGATAGATAGGTGGATACAGAGCCGCCTGCAGCAACGTATCAGTGAGACAAACGAGGCACTTAAAAGTATACGTACCCGGCAGGCCCTACAGAATTCTTTCTTCCTGCTTCTTAATGATGTGAAATGGTATCAGAGAAGAGGAGGAAAGACCCTCCAGTATGATATACTCGATACATGGGTGCGCCTGATGGCACCTTTCACTCCCCACATATGTGAGGAAATCTGGAGTGAAATGGAAGAAACGCAAGGTTATGTATCCCTGGAAAAATATCCAGAGTATGACCCGCAATTTATAGACAGGGATGCCGAAGCTGCAGAAGAGCTGATCAGCAACACTTTTTCAGATGTTGAGGAAATAATAAAAGTCACCGGTATAAAGCCGCAAAAACTTGTCCTCTATACAGCCTCCCAATGGAAATCAGAAGCTTTTAAGCAGGCTCTTGAACTCCAGCTACAGGGAGATCTCAACCCGGGAATTCTCATAAAGAAACTCATGCAGGACCCCGAAATGAGACCTTATGGAAAAGAAGTACCAAAATTTGCAAAGAAAGTTGTTGATGACATAAAAGCCATGAAAGAAGATAAATTCGAGATGGTATGCGGTTTCAACCTGGACGAAAAAGAAACACTGAAAGAAGCAATAAGTTTCTTTGAAAAGGAAATTGGTTGTGAAGTGCAGATCACCAGGGAAGGAGAAGAGACGTATGATCCCGAAAAGAAAGCCCGCTTTGCAGCACCAATGAGGCCGGCTATCTATCTTGAATGA
- a CDS encoding DUF7839 domain-containing protein, producing MIDILQSKSGITKFQILIEVAAHQPNVRQKEIAEKVGVTPQAVSEYIKELTSEGYIYSDGRVRYRITKNGVEWVLENAADMKRYAKFVMSDIISHVSTWTAIADENLDKGEDVYLHMRNGLLYVDTKEEADARGVTVSDAEEGEDVGVTNLTGMIDLETASITVCKIPRSERQGSRNVDLERLKKLTESKDYIAVIGVESLVALKKIGSQPDVMYGAKESVVEAAFHGLSSLVLAIDEQVPTIMSKLEMENLEYELVDLSLH from the coding sequence ATGATTGACATTCTCCAGAGTAAAAGCGGCATTACCAAATTCCAGATACTTATCGAAGTTGCCGCCCATCAACCCAATGTCAGACAGAAGGAAATAGCAGAGAAAGTCGGAGTGACACCACAGGCAGTTTCAGAATATATCAAAGAACTTACATCTGAAGGATATATTTATTCTGATGGAAGGGTACGTTACAGAATTACAAAAAATGGAGTAGAGTGGGTCCTGGAAAATGCTGCTGACATGAAAAGATATGCCAAATTCGTAATGAGTGATATCATAAGCCATGTATCTACCTGGACTGCTATTGCCGATGAAAATCTGGATAAAGGCGAAGATGTCTATCTTCATATGAGAAACGGTTTGCTATATGTTGACACTAAAGAAGAAGCAGATGCCCGGGGTGTCACCGTATCTGATGCAGAAGAAGGAGAAGACGTAGGTGTCACCAACCTTACCGGGATGATCGATCTGGAAACGGCAAGTATTACAGTCTGCAAGATTCCCCGCAGCGAAAGGCAGGGCTCCAGAAATGTAGATTTGGAACGATTGAAAAAACTCACCGAATCAAAGGACTATATAGCGGTGATTGGAGTTGAATCGCTCGTGGCACTCAAAAAAATTGGAAGTCAACCCGATGTTATGTATGGGGCTAAGGAATCGGTCGTAGAAGCTGCATTCCATGGGCTTTCATCCCTTGTGCTTGCAATAGATGAGCAGGTCCCGACTATAATGAGTAAACTTGAAATGGAAAACCTGGAATACGAACTTGTAGACCTGAGTCTTCATTAA
- the cbiQ gene encoding cobalt ECF transporter T component CbiQ, with the protein MNYPRVDEYSGIESIIHNFDPRAKIITFTTLIFSFVFIENISLAILAILFSIILVSLAKLPPEFVYRHLKYPVLFLFSIFFVMAFTIKGNDILNLPLVDLTFEGVYLGSLIFFRGVAALLLAFLIFSTSRFDAIIKAIYMMKLPNVFVQMIAFSYRYIFVIIDEFQNMKKALSSKGFVFGLNQYSLSLIGNMIGGLLIRSYERGDRVHSSMVSKGYGGAQQLFFEYNMKLKDYTMGISFIVIALLFHIYPVIL; encoded by the coding sequence ATGAATTATCCAAGGGTTGATGAGTATTCTGGAATAGAATCAATAATACACAATTTTGATCCACGGGCCAAGATAATTACATTTACAACCCTTATCTTTTCCTTTGTTTTTATTGAAAATATTTCGTTGGCAATATTAGCTATATTGTTTTCAATTATTCTTGTGTCACTAGCAAAATTACCACCAGAATTCGTATATAGGCACCTAAAGTATCCTGTTCTATTTCTGTTTTCGATTTTTTTTGTAATGGCTTTCACAATTAAAGGAAATGACATTCTAAATTTACCCCTCGTAGATTTAACTTTTGAGGGGGTATATCTTGGATCTTTGATATTTTTTAGAGGCGTTGCAGCTTTATTACTTGCATTTTTGATATTTTCAACAAGCAGATTTGATGCAATAATCAAAGCTATTTATATGATGAAACTGCCCAATGTCTTTGTCCAGATGATTGCTTTTTCTTATCGGTATATATTTGTAATTATTGATGAATTCCAGAACATGAAAAAGGCACTTTCATCGAAAGGGTTTGTCTTTGGACTCAATCAATATAGTTTATCTTTAATAGGAAATATGATTGGAGGATTGCTTATAAGGAGCTATGAACGGGGAGATCGAGTTCACAGTTCCATGGTTTCCAAAGGTTATGGCGGTGCTCAACAATTGTTTTTCGAATATAATATGAAGCTAAAGGATTATACTATGGGCATCTCATTTATTGTAATAGCTCTTTTATTCCATATTTATCCGGTGATTCTATGA
- a CDS encoding ArsR family transcriptional regulator gives MPRRTRIINDPSEMVPLLQTFRSKEHKHVFNALSSEWMTKGQLDEKMGIDTEESIDILQKCGLLESQWRMPKPGEKPDKEYHSSYSKVQANFQCSFDDLSEIITLTFTPYEEIKDLIEELEKEVESGNHSMSALTRKLNRSALYIRSLARRANGLTVMGQRLKINEEKK, from the coding sequence ATGCCCAGGAGAACCCGAATAATAAACGACCCATCTGAAATGGTACCCCTCCTACAAACATTCAGGTCAAAGGAGCATAAACATGTCTTCAATGCACTCAGTTCAGAGTGGATGACAAAAGGCCAGCTTGACGAAAAAATGGGAATTGACACAGAGGAAAGTATCGATATACTCCAGAAATGCGGGTTACTGGAAAGCCAGTGGCGCATGCCCAAACCTGGAGAGAAACCGGATAAGGAATATCACTCATCGTATTCAAAAGTACAGGCGAATTTCCAGTGTTCTTTTGACGACCTCAGTGAAATAATTACTTTAACATTCACTCCTTACGAAGAGATAAAAGATCTGATAGAAGAACTTGAAAAGGAAGTAGAAAGTGGCAACCATTCTATGAGTGCTCTTACACGTAAGCTCAACAGAAGTGCATTATACATAAGATCCCTTGCAAGAAGAGCAAATGGGTTAACGGTTATGGGCCAGAGATTGAAAATAAATGAGGAAAAGAAATGA
- a CDS encoding energy-coupling factor ABC transporter ATP-binding protein, translating to MKKEAICISKLEYSYPDGKKALNNVNMKIFEGEKVTIMGPNGAGKTTLLLNINGTVKTPSPSVSIFDKSISSMDIVERIQNVGVVFEDPDDQLFMPTVYDDVAFGPANMGLDKDEVDKRVKNALLRVGMEDFEQYVPHHLSSGQKKKVALAAVLSMEPKIIVLDEPTANLDPRSKSELINLLEKLNQDKQTTIITVTHDVNTISRLADRIYVLNQTVVAEGTPYEIFSDKELLAAQNLESPDTLQLFYMLAHLGYSCNQHPLSVNEAAENLICTMQQNNNLIQLNMNSSAYENIKELTKLQTDND from the coding sequence ATGAAAAAAGAAGCAATATGCATATCCAAACTAGAGTATTCATATCCGGATGGGAAAAAAGCATTGAATAATGTTAATATGAAGATATTTGAAGGTGAAAAAGTTACCATAATGGGTCCAAATGGTGCTGGAAAAACCACGCTTTTATTAAATATAAATGGGACGGTGAAAACCCCTTCCCCCTCTGTATCGATATTCGATAAATCTATTTCTTCAATGGATATTGTAGAAAGGATTCAAAATGTGGGTGTGGTATTTGAAGATCCCGATGACCAGCTCTTTATGCCGACTGTTTATGATGATGTAGCTTTTGGCCCCGCAAATATGGGACTGGATAAGGATGAAGTGGATAAAAGGGTAAAAAATGCTCTTTTAAGGGTAGGAATGGAAGATTTTGAGCAATATGTCCCCCACCATCTGAGTAGTGGGCAAAAGAAAAAGGTAGCATTGGCTGCAGTTCTATCAATGGAACCTAAAATTATAGTGCTTGATGAACCCACAGCAAACCTGGATCCCAGAAGTAAATCAGAATTGATCAATTTACTTGAAAAACTTAATCAAGATAAACAAACGACTATTATCACTGTAACTCATGATGTAAATACAATCTCCCGGCTTGCTGACAGGATATATGTATTGAATCAAACAGTGGTTGCTGAAGGTACTCCTTATGAAATATTCTCTGACAAGGAATTGTTAGCAGCACAAAATCTAGAATCGCCTGACACTCTGCAGTTATTTTATATGTTAGCACACCTTGGTTATAGTTGTAACCAACATCCGTTGTCTGTGAATGAGGCCGCAGAAAATCTTATTTGCACAATGCAGCAAAATAATAATTTGATTCAATTGAATATGAATAGTTCTGCTTATGAAAACATAAAAGAGCTTACAAAATTACAGACGGATAATGATTAA
- the thrC gene encoding threonine synthase → MYYLKCIECGKEYPKTEVLYTCECGGLLDVIYDYSQIDIKKEDLEGIALSVWKYAKLLPVDIKPITIQEGGTPLYKCDRLAEKIGVRELYVKHEGMNPTGSFKDRGMTVGVSKALELGMKTIACASTGNTSAALSIYGAKAAVPAVVLLPEGKVALGKVAQALMHGAKVLSIRGNFDDALELVRELCDEEKIYLLNSINPYRLEGQKTIGFEIADQLDFQMPDRLVLPVGNAGNITAIHKGFKEFKKLGITDKVPQMMGIQTEGSCPIVKAVREGKTDITPEKNPETIATAIRIGNPVNARKALIAISESNGGAESVTDDELVEAQIDLAQLEGIGVEPASATSIAGLKKLVETGVIGANESVVCVTTGHLLKDPEEVISVAPKPIVVDATMEAIRKVLY, encoded by the coding sequence ATGTACTATTTAAAATGCATCGAATGCGGTAAGGAATATCCTAAAACAGAGGTCCTGTATACCTGTGAATGCGGCGGTTTGCTTGATGTAATTTATGATTATTCTCAAATTGATATAAAAAAGGAAGATTTAGAGGGAATTGCACTTTCTGTATGGAAATATGCAAAACTTCTTCCTGTTGACATAAAACCTATAACAATACAGGAAGGTGGCACACCTCTCTATAAATGTGACAGGTTAGCCGAAAAGATCGGGGTCAGGGAACTATATGTCAAGCATGAAGGCATGAATCCTACCGGTTCCTTCAAGGACAGGGGTATGACCGTAGGTGTCAGCAAAGCCCTGGAATTAGGGATGAAAACAATTGCCTGTGCATCTACAGGTAATACTTCCGCAGCCCTTTCCATCTACGGTGCAAAAGCAGCAGTTCCTGCCGTTGTACTGTTACCGGAAGGGAAAGTTGCACTGGGCAAGGTTGCGCAGGCCCTGATGCATGGCGCAAAGGTGCTTAGCATACGCGGCAATTTTGATGATGCTCTGGAACTTGTAAGAGAACTCTGCGATGAGGAAAAGATCTACCTCTTAAACTCCATTAATCCCTACAGGCTGGAAGGACAGAAAACAATAGGTTTTGAGATCGCAGACCAGCTGGATTTCCAAATGCCTGACCGACTGGTACTTCCGGTAGGTAATGCAGGAAACATTACTGCCATCCATAAAGGCTTCAAAGAATTCAAGAAACTGGGAATTACAGATAAAGTCCCACAGATGATGGGAATACAGACTGAAGGTTCCTGCCCAATAGTAAAAGCCGTAAGGGAAGGAAAAACTGATATTACCCCTGAAAAGAACCCCGAAACTATCGCAACAGCAATCCGGATAGGGAATCCGGTTAATGCCAGAAAGGCCCTTATAGCAATTTCCGAATCAAATGGTGGTGCGGAAAGTGTTACTGACGATGAATTGGTGGAAGCCCAGATAGACCTGGCACAACTTGAAGGAATCGGTGTTGAACCTGCAAGTGCCACCTCAATTGCCGGCCTGAAAAAACTTGTAGAGACCGGAGTAATAGGTGCAAATGAATCCGTGGTCTGCGTGACTACAGGTCACCTTCTCAAGGACCCGGAAGAAGTAATATCCGTTGCACCAAAACCCATTGTAGTTGATGCCACAATGGAGGCTATCAGAAAGGTCCTGTACTGA
- the cbiM gene encoding cobalt transporter CbiM: MHISDGILSTTAISGGWVVTIVIAILSFWWRYREVDVVEEIPKFSVMTAAFFVASLIHIPLGPTSVHLIFNGLVGVILGPLAYVAMLVGLTLQAFLFQHGGVTTIGVNTMNVGIPALLCFYIFKKGVDYGLSEKIIGGISGGLAVFFTTILLSISLLTTGEEFLGVAGVAAAAHLPVMIIEGIVTASVVTYLAKVKPELLPVKLNK; the protein is encoded by the coding sequence ATGCATATATCAGATGGTATCCTCTCCACCACTGCCATAAGCGGTGGCTGGGTTGTAACTATAGTCATAGCCATACTGTCTTTCTGGTGGAGGTATAGGGAAGTTGATGTGGTAGAAGAAATTCCTAAGTTTTCAGTAATGACAGCCGCATTTTTTGTTGCTTCTCTTATTCATATTCCCTTAGGGCCTACAAGCGTACATTTGATATTTAATGGTCTTGTTGGTGTGATTCTGGGTCCTCTTGCGTATGTTGCAATGTTGGTAGGTTTGACTTTACAGGCTTTCCTCTTCCAGCACGGTGGAGTAACAACCATTGGTGTCAATACTATGAATGTCGGAATCCCTGCCCTGTTGTGTTTTTACATTTTCAAGAAAGGGGTAGATTACGGTTTATCTGAAAAAATAATTGGAGGCATAAGTGGAGGTCTAGCAGTTTTCTTTACTACAATACTTCTCTCTATAAGTTTGTTGACCACCGGCGAGGAATTTTTAGGCGTAGCAGGAGTAGCCGCAGCAGCTCATTTGCCGGTAATGATCATTGAAGGAATCGTAACTGCTTCAGTAGTAACTTATCTGGCAAAAGTGAAACCCGAATTATTGCCTGTCAAATTGAATAAGTGA
- a CDS encoding metallophosphoesterase: MKILVISDTHLKSGEIPPGLKSLIDKYDMVIHAGDFTTLECYKAFNETGKLKSVYGNSDTYELKEILPETLQLDIEGVSVGVVHEAALSINDTTALRYKALEMGVNVLIFGHIHSPILEKTDVLVLCPGSPTSPRMSDPMAAELNIENGEVKARFIEIKGKSCGFVGFSRELEKADN; encoded by the coding sequence ATGAAGATACTAGTTATTTCAGATACACATCTCAAAAGTGGAGAAATTCCTCCTGGTTTGAAAAGCCTGATTGACAAGTATGACATGGTAATACATGCAGGGGATTTTACTACACTTGAGTGTTATAAGGCTTTCAACGAGACAGGGAAACTCAAATCAGTATATGGAAATTCTGATACATACGAATTAAAAGAGATACTTCCCGAAACCCTGCAACTTGACATTGAAGGTGTAAGTGTAGGCGTGGTCCACGAAGCCGCCCTATCAATAAATGACACAACTGCCCTGCGATACAAAGCCCTTGAAATGGGTGTTAATGTGCTTATATTCGGCCATATTCACAGCCCAATCCTGGAAAAAACAGATGTACTGGTATTGTGCCCCGGCTCCCCGACATCACCCCGCATGTCAGACCCTATGGCCGCCGAACTAAATATTGAAAACGGTGAAGTAAAAGCAAGATTTATAGAAATTAAAGGAAAATCCTGTGGATTTGTCGGATTTTCAAGAGAACTAGAAAAAGCGGACAATTAA
- a CDS encoding RPA family protein has translation MSTYVREVAKRMFAKEFRNSDLSFREGDDVYSPQYLLTPTGARVNRLFIVGTLIEKENIGNEAEYWRGRVTDPTGTFTIYAGQYQPEAAQLLSECETPAFVAVAGKPSVYETPDGDTITSIRPESISIVDGNTRDMWVVDTAIQTINRLHNLDGSDTYVVRAKEHYNTDKGSYSSMVLDALKSLKEQI, from the coding sequence ATGTCTACCTATGTACGTGAAGTAGCAAAAAGAATGTTTGCAAAAGAGTTTAGGAATTCGGATCTCTCATTCAGGGAAGGTGACGATGTTTATTCTCCTCAGTATCTGTTAACACCAACCGGGGCCAGGGTAAATCGCCTTTTTATTGTAGGGACTCTTATCGAGAAGGAAAATATAGGCAATGAAGCGGAATACTGGAGAGGTCGGGTTACAGATCCTACAGGTACCTTCACAATATATGCAGGTCAGTATCAACCGGAAGCAGCACAACTGCTTTCAGAATGTGAAACTCCCGCATTTGTAGCTGTTGCAGGCAAACCCAGTGTTTATGAGACTCCTGATGGGGACACTATTACTTCCATAAGACCAGAATCCATAAGTATAGTTGATGGTAACACACGGGACATGTGGGTAGTCGATACTGCCATTCAGACAATTAATAGATTACATAACCTGGATGGTTCGGATACATATGTGGTTCGTGCTAAAGAACATTACAATACCGATAAGGGAAGTTATTCATCCATGGTACTGGATGCTCTGAAATCCCTGAAAGAACAGATTTGA
- a CDS encoding PGF-CTERM sorting domain-containing protein codes for MRSLNGKYGILFVSFLLVFSTCLTATAHESHSDAPHALADIEEHAGELVELSDTLHVDSARIADDESLDEDLRATAESVHLSTHDMKHIGEHILSHVETLEGLYSDPENNADEINSEIAAIESEIDELKELVNSNADAVHTVESNTPASHQEYAESLHENFHEVGHIGTHLVKYTDELGGSESHVADHDSSNALMEVKEHAGELVELSDTLHVDSARIADDEALDEDLRATAESVHLSTHDMKHIGEHILSHAETLEGLYSDTENNADEINSEIAAIESEIDELKEIVNSNADAVHTVESNTPASHQEYAESLHENFHEVGHIGTHLVKYTDELGGSMTTEDSATTGEVSNEEQSEQEPSATSNQTPGFGILMAVCGLLAVGYLKRQ; via the coding sequence ATGAGATCTTTAAATGGAAAATATGGAATACTTTTTGTATCATTTTTACTTGTCTTTTCGACATGTTTGACCGCAACGGCTCACGAATCTCACTCCGATGCTCCTCATGCCCTTGCTGATATTGAAGAGCATGCCGGTGAACTTGTTGAACTTTCCGATACTCTGCATGTTGACTCAGCCCGAATTGCAGATGATGAATCACTGGATGAAGATCTGCGTGCCACTGCCGAATCTGTTCATCTTTCCACCCATGATATGAAACATATCGGTGAACATATTCTCTCCCATGTGGAAACCCTCGAAGGCCTGTATTCCGACCCTGAAAACAATGCAGATGAAATAAATTCCGAGATTGCAGCCATTGAATCTGAAATAGATGAACTCAAGGAACTAGTCAATTCCAACGCTGACGCTGTCCACACTGTTGAATCCAATACTCCTGCTTCCCATCAGGAATATGCTGAATCCCTTCACGAAAATTTCCATGAGGTTGGACATATCGGCACCCATCTTGTAAAATACACGGATGAACTTGGAGGTAGTGAATCCCATGTAGCTGACCATGACAGCTCCAATGCATTGATGGAAGTTAAAGAGCATGCCGGTGAACTTGTTGAACTTTCCGATACTCTGCATGTTGACTCAGCCCGGATTGCAGACGATGAAGCACTGGATGAAGATCTGCGTGCCACTGCCGAATCTGTTCATCTTTCCACCCATGATATGAAACATATCGGTGAACATATTCTCTCCCACGCGGAAACCCTCGAAGGCCTGTATTCCGACACTGAAAACAATGCAGATGAAATAAATTCCGAGATTGCAGCCATTGAATCTGAAATAGATGAACTCAAGGAAATAGTCAATTCCAACGCTGACGCTGTCCACACTGTTGAATCCAATACTCCTGCCTCCCATCAGGAATATGCTGAATCCCTTCACGAAAATTTCCATGAGGTTGGACACATCGGCACCCATCTTGTAAAATACACGGATGAACTTGGAGGAAGTATGACAACGGAAGATTCTGCAACCACTGGTGAGGTATCTAATGAAGAACAAAGCGAACAGGAACCTTCCGCCACATCCAATCAGACACCTGGTTTTGGAATTTTGATGGCAGTATGTGGACTGCTTGCTGTAGGGTACTTAAAGAGACAGTAA
- a CDS encoding C2 domain-containing protein — MPVASAHSVFMDVVEKSESNIKVKAYYGGDDPMKNAEVTVYIIDESGETLYIEDVSTDTDGFYSFSPEEGQEQYRVVASDFGHKAEKEIDISSKSSTHSSSGTSSSLPLSAGIVAGFGYLAGIAGVGMMISARRMKKKYEEK, encoded by the coding sequence ATGCCAGTCGCTTCAGCACATAGTGTCTTCATGGATGTAGTAGAAAAATCGGAGAGCAATATAAAGGTAAAGGCATATTATGGAGGCGATGATCCGATGAAGAATGCCGAGGTCACAGTTTATATCATTGATGAAAGCGGAGAAACCCTTTATATTGAAGATGTATCGACTGACACAGATGGCTTCTATTCCTTCAGTCCTGAAGAGGGTCAAGAGCAATACAGGGTAGTTGCTTCTGATTTTGGTCATAAGGCAGAAAAAGAAATAGATATAAGTAGTAAATCATCTACTCACTCGTCATCAGGTACTTCTTCAAGTCTGCCATTGTCTGCCGGCATTGTTGCAGGTTTTGGATATCTTGCAGGTATTGCTGGTGTAGGAATGATGATAAGTGCCAGAAGAATGAAGAAGAAATACGAAGAAAAATAA